The genomic interval TTGTTGAAAAGGAAGTAGAATAAATAAAGTAGATGGGAGAAGGAGATTGAATTTAATGAGGGAATAAATTAGAAGCAAAATTACCTTAATGGGATTGCTGTGGGGTTTAAAAGGAGGAAGGAGGAGAGTAGGGTTTTTGCAGGGGTGACATGTTGGAACGAAACGCGGCGTATCGGAGGACGAACACCGGAGACTAAAATTAATGCGGCACGCCATACATCCGATGATTTCGATCTCCCCAGGCCAATTGTAGCCTAGCCTAGTGTAGTTGGAATTGCTTTCTCCTTTCCGCGATaaacccttttcttttttcggCATTGCTGTCTCTTTTGGATCAGATTTCTGGGTCCAGTTCGGAACCTTCCTGGGCTACCCTTTCATCTCTTTTGGGTCTCAAAAGTTCAAGGAGATTTGGGTTCTGTCTTGGGTTTCTGGATGGGCTCCCTTTTGCATTGCATGAGCTTCACCCTTTTTCCATGTAATCCAGGACTAGGCGAGGATTCGTAGGAATTTCATCACAAAGAATACATACTAAGGTTATTTGTGtgcaaaaaaaacaaacaagaagAAGATCTGTTTGAAATGTTTCATAATGCTTTCTACTTATCCTTTTGCAAGAATGTAAAGAGATTTCTTTGCTAATGGATAATTCAGTTACGAAAATACTATTCGAAAAAGTTTTTTAGCATTTTCCGTGtttgaaagagagaaaatgcaAAAGTGAATGTAAAAAATTTTCGGCGCCAGGTACCGATGCGATGGTGTGATTTTGATCTCCGTGAACACTGCAGCGCATGCCCCACGGTGTTCTCCTCTTTCATGCATACAAGCTCAACCTTGTGCTTCGCAACCCACCACAAGCCACCCGCCAAAAGATTCATGCCTGCAATGTCTGTTGCGACCTGGTTGATGGGCTGAGCTATGCGACTCTGATGTGCATGCACCCTATTTGCACCAAATTGCCCGAACATGTCAGGCACGTGATGCATCTGAATCACCTCTTGAAGGTGCGGTCATTTCACCCTGGTTGGTGCCTGGTTTGCAAAGCTATGTGCACGTCCTGCCGTTATAGATGTGAACTTTGCTGCTTTGATCTTCGCCTTGATTGTGTTTTACCTTCTGATACGCCAACGCCTAGATTCCTGCCACCAGAAGCCCCGCCACCAAGGGCACCTTGTTTTTCTTGTGCTCCTGTGGCTCTTCCTCGACCACCTTATGCTTATGGGCTTCCTTTTATACGTCCTTATTTTGTTCC from Theobroma cacao cultivar B97-61/B2 chromosome 5, Criollo_cocoa_genome_V2, whole genome shotgun sequence carries:
- the LOC18597687 gene encoding uncharacterized protein LOC18597687, which produces MPHGVLLFHAYKLNLVLRNPPQATRQKIHACNVCCDLVDGLSYATLMCMHPICTKLPEHVRHVMHLNHLLKVRSFHPGWCLVCKAMCTSCRYRCELCCFDLRLDCVLPSDTPTPRFLPPEAPPPRAPCFSCAPVALPRPPYAYGLPFIRPYFVPYASRIFPTNSSSQVQGDRNKKSLIVFGE